A stretch of the Polyangiaceae bacterium genome encodes the following:
- a CDS encoding ankyrin repeat domain-containing protein: MQLIDVNQALSTISDCSRAGDHSRVRDLARALCHELAEVDTRDPLELGWARFYEIKSAHALGDWQGAWEALNRSDGVGFALPEPNGSYLCSLASEVAQKLGRLDGVLLWGERCLAIRRSSGASLAEAQCAGTVCALLSRLGKDGENTRFATRLLELGRERHDGRELLDAYRSLFDNQKQSGDGQVRALLVAGLDELRGQHDDATSARAIELIQAIQSAPWFDDALAPSARAERARTSEMRRACTEGDVASVRRLLDTGFDVDARDAFDRTPLIHAAFAGKLEVVALLLERGADPHAENLQRRTALVLAADQGFAPIVERLLAAGADPDHAGIADQTALIVASWQGHAATVSALLRGGASAELRDVAGNTALTLTATEDQPEVIHRLLDGGARIDATTADGHTALMKAAMEGRERVARVLLERGANPTLLDRHGMTAESWARQEKFPSLAQELGAAARRWRG; encoded by the coding sequence ATGCAGCTCATCGACGTGAATCAGGCGCTCTCGACGATCTCGGACTGCTCGCGGGCGGGTGACCACTCGCGCGTGCGCGACCTGGCGCGAGCGCTCTGCCACGAGCTCGCCGAGGTGGACACCCGCGACCCCCTCGAGCTCGGCTGGGCTCGCTTCTACGAGATCAAGTCGGCGCACGCCCTCGGCGACTGGCAGGGAGCCTGGGAAGCCCTGAACCGGAGCGATGGGGTGGGCTTCGCCTTGCCCGAGCCCAACGGCTCCTACCTGTGCTCCTTGGCCTCCGAGGTGGCGCAGAAGCTCGGGCGCCTCGACGGCGTGCTCCTCTGGGGTGAGCGCTGCCTGGCGATCCGCCGCTCGAGCGGCGCCTCCCTGGCGGAAGCCCAGTGTGCGGGCACTGTCTGCGCGCTGCTCTCGCGCCTGGGCAAGGACGGCGAGAACACCCGGTTCGCGACGCGCCTGCTCGAGCTGGGGCGGGAGCGACACGACGGGCGAGAGCTGCTCGACGCCTACCGCTCGCTCTTCGACAACCAGAAGCAGAGCGGAGACGGCCAGGTCCGGGCGCTCCTGGTCGCCGGGCTCGACGAGCTCCGCGGCCAGCACGACGACGCCACGAGCGCGCGCGCCATCGAGCTGATCCAGGCCATCCAGTCGGCGCCTTGGTTCGACGACGCCCTGGCCCCGAGCGCGCGCGCCGAGCGGGCTCGGACGAGCGAGATGCGGCGTGCCTGCACCGAAGGTGACGTCGCCTCCGTGCGCCGCTTGCTCGACACCGGCTTCGACGTGGACGCGCGCGACGCCTTCGACCGCACGCCGCTCATCCACGCGGCGTTCGCCGGCAAGCTCGAGGTGGTGGCGCTCCTGCTCGAACGTGGCGCCGACCCGCACGCCGAGAACCTCCAGCGCCGGACCGCGCTGGTGCTGGCCGCCGATCAAGGCTTCGCTCCCATCGTCGAGCGCTTGCTCGCGGCCGGCGCGGACCCGGATCACGCCGGGATCGCCGACCAGACCGCGCTGATCGTGGCCAGCTGGCAGGGCCACGCGGCGACGGTCTCGGCGCTGCTCCGCGGCGGCGCGAGCGCGGAGCTTCGCGACGTGGCCGGCAACACCGCGCTCACCCTCACCGCGACCGAGGATCAGCCCGAGGTGATCCACCGCCTGCTCGACGGCGGAGCGCGCATCGACGCCACCACCGCCGACGGACACACGGCGCTGATGAAGGCCGCCATGGAGGGGCGGGAGCGCGTGGCGCGCGTGCTGCTCGAGCGCGGCGCCAACCCCACGCTCCTGGACCGGCACGGCATGACTGCGGAGAGCTGGGCGCGGCAGGAGAAGTTCCCCTCGCTGGCCCAAGAGCTCGGGGCAGCGGCGCGGCGCTGGCGGGGGTGA
- a CDS encoding MFS transporter, which yields MAGTSATASTPFLKHTDAFRRRRFLNWFPLGVTYALLYMGRYNLTVAKNSLGELMTKEDFGIIFGAGTFVYAFAFLLNGPLVDRMGGRKGMLAAALGSTVANLAMGVYLYQVVASGQATTAPLRLVFSLLYALNMYFQSFGAVSIVKVNAHWFHVTERGGFSGIFGTMISSGIFLAFTVNELLLKAAQRVWPEAPGPSVAWVVFAVPAALLALFFVVELWLLRDRPGQAGHQDFDTGDASSGDTSSAPTPVMELYKRILTHPVIITVALIEFCTGVLRNGVMHWFPIYANEIWALPNEHALRGGALLLAMRDGTWSPLWPALPCFGVAIVSALLAKRAHGTRRGAYAVGAALAFLAPFLQGGWGGLLMVAGVIGGNVAGWVSDLFFQSRRGPAAAFLYGLLAVCVLGMGFSLAVPTNVVASADPKSGLVAGDKILAIGADSAVSGWTEVRNAVACVPAMCKDSGWDGEKCMCVSALAAKPQEPREPVISARVERGGQVQELALPDPKASQRAGDMRFLKARPVLPLSPYVLGCLVFVLSLCVIGTHGLLSGTATMDFGGRKGAATAVGVIDGFVYLGTALQSVALGFLTTKSWTYWPWFLLPFGVIGFLLSLRIWSAKPKAGGGH from the coding sequence ATGGCCGGCACCTCCGCCACTGCCAGCACGCCCTTCCTGAAGCACACGGACGCGTTCCGGCGCCGGCGTTTCCTGAACTGGTTCCCGCTCGGCGTGACCTACGCGCTCCTTTACATGGGGCGGTACAACCTCACCGTCGCGAAGAACTCGCTCGGCGAGCTGATGACCAAGGAGGACTTCGGCATCATCTTCGGCGCCGGCACCTTCGTCTACGCCTTCGCGTTCCTCCTGAACGGGCCGCTGGTGGACCGCATGGGCGGCCGAAAGGGCATGCTGGCCGCCGCGCTCGGCTCGACGGTCGCGAACCTGGCGATGGGGGTCTACCTCTACCAGGTCGTCGCCTCGGGACAGGCGACCACGGCACCGCTGCGCCTGGTGTTCAGCTTGCTCTACGCGCTGAACATGTACTTCCAGAGCTTCGGCGCCGTTTCCATCGTGAAGGTCAACGCGCACTGGTTCCACGTCACCGAGCGCGGCGGCTTCTCCGGCATCTTCGGCACGATGATCTCGAGCGGGATCTTCCTCGCCTTCACCGTGAACGAGCTGCTCTTGAAGGCCGCCCAGCGCGTCTGGCCCGAGGCGCCCGGACCGAGCGTGGCCTGGGTGGTGTTCGCGGTCCCCGCGGCGCTCCTGGCGCTGTTCTTCGTGGTCGAGCTGTGGCTGCTCCGGGACCGCCCGGGCCAGGCGGGGCACCAGGACTTCGACACCGGCGACGCCTCCTCCGGCGACACCAGCTCGGCGCCCACCCCCGTGATGGAGCTGTACAAGCGCATCCTCACCCACCCGGTGATCATCACCGTGGCGCTGATCGAGTTCTGCACCGGCGTGCTGCGCAACGGCGTCATGCACTGGTTCCCGATCTACGCCAACGAGATCTGGGCGCTGCCGAACGAGCACGCGCTGCGTGGCGGGGCGCTGCTCCTGGCCATGCGCGACGGCACGTGGTCGCCCCTCTGGCCGGCCCTGCCCTGCTTCGGCGTCGCGATCGTGTCGGCCTTGCTCGCCAAGCGCGCGCACGGCACGCGCCGCGGCGCATACGCCGTGGGCGCCGCGCTGGCCTTCCTCGCCCCCTTCCTCCAGGGCGGGTGGGGAGGCCTGCTCATGGTCGCCGGCGTGATCGGCGGCAACGTCGCCGGCTGGGTCAGCGACCTCTTCTTCCAGAGCCGGCGCGGTCCCGCCGCGGCCTTCTTGTACGGCCTGCTCGCGGTGTGCGTGCTGGGGATGGGCTTCTCCCTCGCGGTGCCGACCAACGTGGTGGCCTCGGCAGATCCCAAGAGCGGCCTGGTCGCCGGTGACAAGATCCTGGCCATCGGGGCCGACTCGGCGGTGAGCGGCTGGACCGAGGTCAGGAACGCCGTGGCCTGCGTGCCGGCCATGTGCAAGGACTCGGGCTGGGACGGCGAGAAGTGCATGTGCGTGTCCGCGCTCGCCGCGAAGCCCCAGGAGCCGCGCGAGCCCGTGATCTCCGCGCGCGTGGAGCGCGGCGGCCAGGTCCAAGAGCTCGCGCTGCCGGATCCGAAGGCCAGCCAGCGCGCCGGCGACATGCGCTTCTTGAAGGCACGCCCGGTGCTGCCGCTCAGCCCCTACGTGCTCGGCTGCCTGGTGTTCGTGCTCAGTTTGTGCGTGATCGGGACCCACGGCCTGCTCAGCGGCACGGCCACGATGGACTTCGGCGGGCGAAAAGGCGCAGCCACCGCCGTCGGCGTGATCGACGGCTTCGTCTACCTGGGCACGGCGCTTCAGTCTGTCGCGCTAGGCTTCTTGACGACCAAGTCGTGGACGTATTGGCCGTGGTTCCTGCTGCCCTTCGGCGTGATCGGCTTCTTGCTCTCGTTGCGGATCTGGAGCGCGAAGCCCAAGGCTGGCGGCGGACACTAG
- a CDS encoding DUF4388 domain-containing protein: protein MNPAAGLRLVERMVADGLITREQQEASISFVQRTGERVEECLLELRALDEVSLLKYLANLHRTRFVSTEKLSKAEVDRFAVEKVPKRLAEQHQIFPVLFDAQASVLSVVTADPDNAEALQEAQIASGVKTVRAFVGRPRAVKAAIAKAYSGDIHAFAVLDRQAQAQFASMLDVYERNLVSPETLAAALSAERPGRERILSGHDLRGGTFGVGAESVSTTSYMETLNVLISLLESTRADMRGHSAYVARLMRKITERIGLPDAERVSASIAGYLHDLGKVTEYHLTAFNVAQYDQHRTVAAKLYRAPSSLMEAVKLPREVTTAVETMYERYDGDGLPGSLHGKEIPLIARLLAVADTYADLTQNPKNPFRQLLDPAAACDVLARYRGSVFDPNIVDLFRLIITGDDLRARLLATRHVAMIVDPDPEETTVLELRMLEQGFDVRPARNTDQAMQLLERGDIQIVIAEMDLLPMDGVSLLGWARRRQWGLKLPWVFLTARTAGSDAQKAFEAGATDYLTKPVSPDLLVAKIKTILERSQTAGAGGVSGSLAEMGLPELVQVLTQGRKTGSLKLRTANDVGELHFVGGNVFNALFGGARGAEAVYAMLKLREGTFIFDPSFEAPQRLIAESPEALLLEGMRRLDEGA, encoded by the coding sequence ATGAACCCCGCAGCCGGCCTGCGACTTGTCGAGCGGATGGTGGCCGACGGCCTCATCACCCGCGAGCAGCAGGAGGCGTCCATCTCGTTCGTGCAACGGACCGGGGAGCGCGTCGAGGAGTGTCTGCTCGAGCTGCGTGCGCTCGACGAGGTCTCGCTGCTCAAGTACCTGGCCAACCTCCACCGCACCCGCTTCGTCTCGACCGAGAAGCTGTCCAAGGCCGAGGTCGATCGGTTCGCCGTCGAGAAGGTGCCGAAGCGCCTGGCCGAGCAGCACCAGATCTTCCCGGTCCTGTTCGACGCCCAGGCGAGCGTGCTATCCGTGGTCACGGCGGATCCGGACAACGCCGAGGCCCTCCAGGAGGCGCAGATCGCCTCCGGAGTGAAGACCGTGCGGGCGTTCGTGGGCCGGCCGCGGGCGGTGAAGGCCGCGATCGCCAAGGCGTACAGCGGCGACATCCACGCCTTCGCCGTGCTCGACCGTCAGGCGCAGGCGCAGTTCGCCAGCATGCTCGACGTGTACGAGCGGAACCTGGTCAGCCCCGAGACCCTGGCCGCGGCCCTGTCTGCGGAGCGCCCCGGACGCGAGCGCATCCTCTCCGGCCACGACCTCCGGGGCGGCACGTTCGGGGTGGGCGCGGAGTCCGTCTCCACGACCTCGTACATGGAGACGCTCAACGTGCTGATCTCCCTGCTCGAGAGCACGCGGGCCGACATGCGCGGGCACTCCGCCTACGTCGCCCGCCTGATGCGCAAGATCACCGAACGCATCGGGCTGCCCGACGCCGAGCGCGTGAGCGCCTCGATCGCGGGCTACCTGCACGATCTGGGCAAGGTGACCGAGTATCACCTCACCGCCTTCAACGTCGCCCAATACGACCAGCACCGGACCGTCGCCGCGAAGCTGTACCGCGCCCCGTCCAGCCTGATGGAAGCGGTGAAGCTGCCGCGCGAGGTGACGACCGCGGTCGAGACCATGTACGAGCGCTACGACGGGGACGGCCTGCCGGGCTCGCTGCACGGCAAGGAGATCCCGCTCATCGCCCGGCTCCTGGCGGTGGCGGACACCTACGCGGACCTGACGCAGAACCCCAAGAATCCGTTCCGCCAGCTGCTCGACCCGGCTGCGGCGTGCGACGTCTTGGCGCGCTACCGCGGCAGCGTCTTCGATCCCAACATCGTGGATCTGTTCCGGCTCATCATCACGGGTGACGACCTGCGCGCGCGGCTCTTGGCCACGCGCCATGTCGCGATGATCGTCGACCCGGATCCGGAAGAGACGACGGTGCTCGAGCTGCGCATGCTCGAACAGGGCTTCGACGTGCGACCGGCGCGCAACACGGATCAGGCCATGCAGCTCCTCGAACGCGGCGACATCCAGATCGTGATCGCCGAGATGGACCTTCTGCCCATGGACGGCGTCTCGTTGCTCGGCTGGGCGAGGCGGCGGCAGTGGGGCCTGAAGCTGCCCTGGGTGTTCCTCACGGCCCGCACCGCCGGCTCCGACGCGCAGAAGGCGTTCGAGGCGGGCGCGACCGACTACCTGACCAAGCCGGTGAGCCCCGACCTCCTGGTGGCGAAGATCAAGACCATCCTGGAGCGCTCGCAGACCGCCGGGGCCGGAGGCGTCTCGGGCTCGCTGGCCGAGATGGGCCTGCCGGAGCTGGTGCAGGTGCTGACGCAGGGCCGAAAGACCGGCTCGCTCAAGCTCCGGACCGCGAACGACGTGGGCGAGCTGCACTTCGTCGGCGGCAACGTCTTCAACGCGCTGTTCGGGGGGGCTCGCGGCGCGGAGGCCGTGTACGCGATGCTCAAGCTGCGCGAGGGAACCTTCATCTTCGATCCGAGCTTCGAGGCGCCTCAGCGGCTGATCGCCGAGAGTCCCGAGGCGCTCCTGCTCGAAGGCATGCGGCGGTTGGACGAGGGCGCCTGA
- the rplM gene encoding 50S ribosomal protein L13, giving the protein MRQTKRTYSAKPAEAQATRKWWVIDAKGQPLGRLASRVATVLSGKHKPTYTRHIDTGDFVIVVNAGEVKLTGNKATTKLYHRYSGHPGGLRSRTFAIVKESHPELPVTKAVKGMLPKNVLGREMLAKLKVYAGAEHPHKAQKPDALAL; this is encoded by the coding sequence ATGCGCCAGACGAAGCGGACGTATTCGGCAAAGCCTGCCGAAGCGCAAGCCACCCGCAAGTGGTGGGTCATCGACGCCAAAGGACAACCTCTCGGCCGCCTCGCGAGCCGGGTCGCCACCGTCCTCTCGGGCAAGCACAAGCCGACCTACACGCGGCACATCGACACCGGCGACTTCGTCATCGTGGTGAACGCGGGCGAAGTGAAGCTCACGGGCAACAAGGCGACGACCAAGCTCTACCACCGCTACAGCGGTCACCCGGGCGGGCTGCGCAGCCGGACGTTCGCGATCGTCAAGGAGTCTCACCCGGAGCTGCCGGTCACCAAAGCGGTGAAGGGCATGCTGCCGAAGAACGTGCTCGGGCGCGAAATGCTCGCCAAGCTCAAGGTGTACGCCGGTGCCGAGCACCCGCACAAGGCGCAGAAGCCCGACGCCCTCGCGCTCTGA
- the rpsI gene encoding 30S ribosomal protein S9 has protein sequence MAETTSIYATGKRKTAVARVWVKPGTGQISINGGPGDEYFERETSRMIMRQSLELLELTDKYDVAATVCGGGHSAQAEAMRHGIARALTSEDPERRKSLKRAGFLTRDSRKKERKKYGQAGARKRFQYSKR, from the coding sequence ATGGCTGAAACGACTTCCATCTACGCCACTGGCAAGCGCAAGACCGCGGTCGCTCGCGTCTGGGTCAAGCCCGGCACCGGGCAGATCAGCATCAACGGCGGTCCCGGCGACGAGTACTTCGAGCGCGAGACCAGCCGCATGATCATGCGCCAGAGCCTCGAGCTGCTCGAGCTCACCGACAAATACGACGTGGCCGCGACCGTCTGCGGCGGCGGCCACAGCGCCCAGGCCGAGGCCATGCGCCACGGCATCGCGCGCGCCCTGACCTCGGAGGATCCGGAGCGCCGCAAGTCGCTCAAGCGCGCCGGCTTCCTCACCCGCGACTCCCGCAAGAAGGAGCGCAAGAAGTACGGTCAGGCGGGCGCCCGCAAGCGCTTCCAGTACAGCAAGCGTTGA
- a CDS encoding N-acetyl-gamma-glutamyl-phosphate reductase has protein sequence MTSLRAGIVGASGYTGAELVRLVSGHPKLELAYVGAREKAGQRLGDVLPPCEGVPGLGDRVLEGFEPARAAELGSRLDVAFTALPHAASARAGKALLEAGIRVVDLSADFRLKSAESYAAWYGEHPAVELLPEAVYGLPELHRDELRGARLIAAPGCYPTSSILPLAPLLSASLVEPDGIVVDSKSGVSGAGRSASAGTHFPETAEGLRPYKVAGTHRHVPEIEQELSRSAGRALHVVFTPHLAPFTRGILTTAYARAKPGTTAEACRDAAREAYREGLVSVLPEGRLPDTLWVRGSARAFVAYALDERVGTLVAMCAIDNLAKGASAQAIQALNVCLGLPDALGLPLLGTFP, from the coding sequence TTGACCTCCCTCCGAGCGGGCATCGTCGGCGCCAGCGGCTACACCGGCGCCGAGCTCGTGCGGCTCGTCAGCGGGCACCCGAAGCTCGAGCTCGCCTACGTCGGCGCGCGCGAGAAGGCGGGGCAGCGTCTGGGGGACGTGTTGCCCCCCTGCGAAGGAGTGCCAGGCCTGGGCGACCGCGTGCTGGAGGGCTTCGAGCCCGCTCGCGCCGCGGAGCTCGGGAGCCGACTCGACGTCGCCTTCACCGCCTTGCCGCACGCCGCCAGCGCCCGCGCCGGGAAGGCGCTCCTCGAGGCGGGCATTCGCGTCGTGGACCTGTCGGCAGACTTTCGGCTGAAGAGCGCCGAGAGCTACGCGGCCTGGTACGGCGAGCACCCGGCGGTGGAGCTCTTGCCGGAGGCCGTCTACGGGCTGCCGGAGCTCCATCGGGACGAGCTCCGGGGCGCGCGCCTGATCGCGGCGCCCGGCTGCTATCCAACCAGCAGCATCCTGCCGCTGGCACCGCTGCTCTCGGCCTCGCTGGTGGAGCCGGACGGCATCGTCGTGGACAGCAAGAGCGGGGTGAGCGGCGCGGGGCGGAGCGCCAGCGCCGGGACGCACTTTCCCGAGACCGCAGAGGGGCTTCGACCCTACAAGGTCGCCGGGACACACCGCCACGTCCCCGAGATCGAGCAGGAGCTGTCGCGGAGCGCCGGGCGCGCGCTCCACGTGGTCTTCACCCCCCACCTGGCGCCCTTCACGCGCGGCATCCTCACCACGGCGTACGCGCGGGCGAAGCCGGGGACCACGGCCGAGGCGTGCCGCGACGCCGCGCGCGAGGCGTACCGCGAAGGCTTGGTCAGCGTGCTGCCGGAGGGCCGCCTGCCCGACACGCTCTGGGTCCGCGGTTCGGCGCGCGCGTTCGTCGCCTACGCGCTCGACGAGCGCGTGGGCACGCTGGTGGCCATGTGCGCCATCGACAACCTGGCAAAGGGAGCCTCGGCGCAGGCCATCCAGGCCCTCAACGTGTGCTTGGGCCTGCCGGACGCGCTGGGGCTGCCCCTGCTCGGTACATTTCCTTGA